A region from the Paraburkholderia youngii genome encodes:
- a CDS encoding ABC transporter ATP-binding protein has translation MSDTPLSDGAPLTGQAVPRLALTGITKQYPAVRANDDVTLVVAPGEIHAVLGENGAGKSTLMKIIYGAVRPDAGEIRWEGETVDIASPAAARKLGVGMVFQHFSLFETLTVGENIALALDEPFDLKSLAKRIREVSADYGLDIDPQRHVHSLTVGERQRVEIVRCLLQNPRLLIMDEPTSVLTPQAVRKLFTTLRRLAAEGCSILYISHKLDEIQELCDTATVMRGGRVTGNVTPKNETHASLAQLMVGHSLPDYTRREHKPGAVLLDVRQLSVASDDPFGTSLRDVSFSVHAGEIFGIAGVSGNGQAELLAALSGEKRAEKRSLPADAIKICGRPAARLGAGRRRALGFGFVPEERLGRGAVPAMSLADNALLTAHRQSMVKSGWIRAGAMRAFAKRCIDAFDVRCGGPDALAQSLSGGNLQKYIMGREILQAPKVLVVAQPTWGVDVGASAFIRQQLLDLSACGVAILVISEELEELFDICDRIAVLAGGRLSPVRATGATNAEEIGRWMAGLFGDREGAAPAADQPAHA, from the coding sequence ATGAGCGACACTCCACTTAGCGACGGCGCACCACTCACCGGCCAGGCGGTGCCCCGGCTCGCGCTGACGGGCATCACCAAGCAGTACCCGGCCGTGCGCGCCAACGACGACGTCACGCTCGTCGTCGCGCCCGGCGAAATCCACGCGGTGCTCGGCGAGAACGGCGCGGGCAAGAGCACGCTGATGAAGATCATCTACGGCGCGGTGCGGCCCGACGCCGGCGAGATCCGCTGGGAAGGCGAGACGGTCGACATCGCGAGCCCGGCGGCCGCGCGCAAGCTCGGCGTCGGCATGGTGTTCCAGCACTTCTCGCTGTTCGAAACGCTGACGGTCGGCGAAAACATCGCGCTCGCGCTCGACGAACCGTTCGATCTGAAGTCCCTTGCGAAACGCATTCGCGAGGTGTCGGCCGACTACGGGCTCGACATCGATCCGCAACGGCACGTGCACAGCCTCACCGTCGGCGAGCGCCAGCGCGTCGAAATCGTGCGCTGCCTGCTGCAGAATCCGCGTCTCCTGATCATGGACGAACCGACCTCGGTGCTGACGCCGCAGGCGGTCCGCAAGCTGTTCACGACGCTGCGTCGGCTCGCGGCCGAAGGCTGCAGCATTCTCTACATCAGCCACAAGCTCGACGAAATCCAGGAGTTGTGCGACACCGCGACCGTGATGCGAGGCGGCCGCGTGACCGGCAATGTGACGCCGAAGAACGAGACGCATGCGTCGCTCGCGCAGTTAATGGTCGGCCACTCGCTGCCCGACTACACGCGGCGCGAGCACAAGCCGGGCGCGGTGCTGCTCGACGTCAGGCAGTTGTCGGTCGCGAGCGACGATCCGTTCGGCACGTCGTTGCGCGACGTGTCGTTCAGCGTGCATGCGGGCGAGATCTTCGGCATTGCCGGTGTGTCGGGCAACGGCCAGGCGGAACTGCTCGCGGCGTTGTCCGGAGAAAAGCGCGCTGAAAAACGCAGCCTGCCGGCCGACGCGATCAAGATCTGCGGCAGACCGGCCGCGCGCCTCGGCGCGGGCCGCCGGCGCGCGCTCGGCTTTGGCTTCGTGCCCGAGGAGCGGCTCGGCCGCGGAGCGGTGCCGGCGATGAGCCTTGCTGACAACGCGTTGCTGACCGCGCATCGGCAGAGCATGGTCAAGTCGGGCTGGATCAGGGCGGGCGCGATGCGCGCGTTCGCGAAGCGCTGCATCGACGCGTTCGACGTGCGCTGCGGCGGCCCCGACGCGCTCGCGCAAAGTCTGTCGGGCGGCAATCTGCAGAAATACATCATGGGCCGCGAGATTTTGCAGGCGCCGAAGGTACTGGTGGTCGCGCAGCCGACATGGGGCGTCGATGTCGGCGCGTCCGCGTTCATCCGTCAACAACTGCTCGATCTGTCCGCGTGCGGCGTCGCGATTCTGGTGATCTCGGAGGAACTGGAAGAGCTGTTCGATATCTGCGATCGCATCGCGGTGCTCGCGGGTGGGCGGCTCTCGCCGGTGCGCGCGACCGGTGCGACCAACGCCGAGGAAATCGGCCGCTGGATGGCGGGGCTATTCGGCGACCGCGAGGGCGCGGCGCCTGCGGCAGACCAACCGGCGCATGCGTGA
- a CDS encoding ABC transporter permease, whose amino-acid sequence MMLPYRLEARTTPSRTMQLAVPLIAAVLTLAIGFLIFGLVGRDPLQAMHAFFIEPLSSINGWSELLLKASPLCLIGLGLAIGYRANVWNIGAEGQMLLGGIAASGVAIYFDQASGWWILPTMMLAGILGGMAWAAIPAFLKSRFNTNEILVSLMLTYVATQLLIYLVSGPWRDPQGMNFPLSEMFSGDALFPTLYGDWHWKFLRGTRLNASVFLTLIAIPLVWLFMRKSFAGYRMNVGGLAPLAARYAGFSDKKTIWTSLLISGGLAGLAGMGEIAGPIGQLQATWSPGYGFTAIIVVFVGRLHPLGIVLASLLMALLYLGGEAVQTSMQLPQALSGVFQGLLLFCLLGADLFVNYRVRRRSAVAVGH is encoded by the coding sequence ATGATGCTTCCTTATCGACTCGAAGCCCGCACCACGCCCTCGCGCACGATGCAGCTCGCCGTGCCGCTGATCGCCGCAGTGCTGACGCTCGCGATCGGCTTTCTGATTTTCGGCCTCGTCGGCCGCGACCCGTTGCAGGCGATGCACGCGTTCTTCATCGAGCCGCTGTCGAGCATCAACGGCTGGTCGGAGCTATTGCTGAAGGCGTCGCCGTTGTGCCTGATCGGCCTCGGTCTCGCGATCGGTTATCGCGCGAACGTGTGGAACATCGGCGCCGAAGGGCAGATGCTGCTCGGCGGCATCGCGGCAAGCGGCGTCGCGATCTATTTCGATCAGGCGAGCGGCTGGTGGATCCTGCCGACGATGATGCTCGCGGGCATCCTCGGCGGCATGGCGTGGGCTGCAATTCCCGCGTTCCTGAAGAGCCGTTTCAATACCAACGAGATTCTCGTGAGCCTGATGCTCACGTACGTCGCGACCCAACTGCTGATCTACCTGGTGAGCGGCCCGTGGCGCGATCCGCAGGGCATGAACTTTCCGCTGTCGGAGATGTTCAGCGGCGACGCGCTGTTTCCGACGCTGTATGGCGACTGGCACTGGAAATTTCTGCGCGGCACGCGCCTGAACGCGTCCGTGTTCCTCACGCTGATCGCGATTCCGCTCGTCTGGCTGTTCATGCGCAAGAGCTTCGCGGGCTACCGGATGAACGTCGGCGGACTCGCGCCGCTCGCCGCGCGCTACGCCGGCTTCTCCGACAAGAAGACGATCTGGACCTCGCTGCTGATTAGCGGCGGCCTCGCGGGCCTCGCCGGCATGGGCGAGATCGCCGGTCCGATCGGCCAGTTGCAAGCGACGTGGTCGCCGGGCTACGGCTTCACCGCGATCATCGTCGTGTTCGTCGGCCGCTTGCATCCGCTCGGCATCGTGCTCGCCAGTCTGCTGATGGCGCTGCTGTATCTCGGCGGCGAAGCGGTGCAGACCTCGATGCAATTGCCGCAGGCGCTGTCGGGCGTATTTCAGGGGTTGCTGCTGTTCTGCCTGCTCGGCGCAGACCTGTTCGTGAACTACCGCGTGCGGCGCCGCTCGGCCGTGGCAGTGGGTCATTGA
- a CDS encoding ABC transporter permease, with protein sequence MDIQQASALTSSAITASIPLMFAGAGELVAEKSGVLNLGVEGMMLMGAVSGYAVTSITGSPWLGVLAAIGAGLAMSLLFAFLTLTMLANQVATGLSLTIFGIGLSAYVGKPYTSAAVRATIDTWTIPGLSKIPVLGPALFTLTPLDYLAFLMFAAIGWFLYRTRAGLVLRSVGESPQVAHSVGFPVVGVRYGAVAFGGGMAGLAGGYYSIVNLHLWQENLTSGRGWIALALVVFATWRPGRLLIGSLLFGAVTGLQFYAQAIGVPVPTQFLAMLPYVATIVVLALISRNPNTIRLNAPASLGKPFFSAG encoded by the coding sequence ATGGATATCCAGCAAGCCAGCGCGCTCACGTCGAGCGCGATCACCGCGTCGATCCCGCTGATGTTCGCGGGCGCCGGCGAACTCGTCGCCGAAAAATCGGGCGTGCTCAACCTCGGCGTGGAAGGGATGATGCTGATGGGCGCCGTCAGCGGCTACGCGGTCACGTCGATCACCGGCAGCCCGTGGCTCGGCGTGCTCGCCGCGATCGGCGCCGGTCTCGCGATGTCGCTGCTGTTCGCGTTCCTGACGCTGACGATGCTCGCCAACCAGGTCGCGACCGGCCTGTCGCTGACGATCTTCGGCATCGGATTGTCCGCGTACGTCGGCAAGCCGTACACGTCGGCCGCGGTGCGCGCGACGATCGATACGTGGACGATCCCCGGCCTGTCGAAAATCCCGGTGCTCGGCCCCGCGCTGTTTACGCTCACGCCGCTCGATTACCTCGCGTTCCTGATGTTCGCGGCGATCGGCTGGTTTCTGTATCGCACGCGCGCGGGGCTCGTGCTGCGCTCGGTCGGGGAATCGCCGCAGGTCGCGCACTCGGTCGGCTTTCCGGTGGTCGGCGTGCGCTATGGCGCGGTCGCGTTCGGCGGCGGCATGGCGGGGCTCGCGGGCGGCTACTATTCGATCGTCAATCTGCACCTGTGGCAGGAGAACCTGACCTCGGGCCGCGGCTGGATCGCGCTGGCACTCGTCGTGTTCGCGACGTGGCGCCCGGGCCGTCTGCTGATCGGCTCGCTGCTGTTCGGCGCGGTGACGGGGCTGCAGTTCTACGCACAGGCGATCGGCGTGCCGGTGCCGACGCAGTTCCTCGCGATGCTGCCCTACGTCGCGACGATCGTCGTGCTGGCGCTGATCTCGCGCAATCCGAACACGATTCGCCTGAATGCGCCCGCGTCGCTCGGCAAGCCGTTTTTTTCGGCGGGCTGA
- a CDS encoding BMP family ABC transporter substrate-binding protein, with the protein MKRRNLLTAFAWGAASLALAAPLAQTAQAADVPGVAFVYLGNPGDAGWTFAHDQGSREAEAKFGNRIKVTRVENVPESADSERVFRDLANKGNKIIFGTSFGFQDFQLKVAKDFPDTIFLHATGYKKAPNFGTYDVRMYQGAYLAGVAAGYVTKSNTLGFVASVPIPEVVRNINAFTLGARSVNPKVHTKVIWINSWFDPGKEKQAAETLIGQGADVLLQNTDSSATLATASEKHVHAFGWDSDMKKFGPDAHLGSVVAHWGVYYSAVIQQVLDGKWKNDPVWWGIPQKAVNLENLNTSAIPADGQKQVAARREELASGKRDVFTGPIKDQSGTVKVPEGKTLTDAELQRLNWYVEGVDGALPK; encoded by the coding sequence ATGAAGAGAAGAAATCTGCTGACCGCTTTCGCGTGGGGTGCGGCGTCGCTGGCACTCGCCGCGCCGCTCGCGCAAACCGCGCAGGCCGCCGATGTGCCGGGCGTCGCGTTCGTTTATCTCGGCAATCCGGGCGATGCCGGCTGGACCTTCGCGCACGATCAAGGCTCGCGCGAAGCCGAAGCGAAGTTCGGTAACCGGATCAAGGTCACGCGCGTCGAGAACGTGCCGGAATCGGCCGACTCCGAGCGCGTGTTCCGCGATCTCGCCAACAAGGGCAACAAGATCATCTTCGGCACGAGCTTCGGCTTCCAGGACTTCCAGCTGAAGGTCGCGAAGGACTTCCCGGACACCATCTTCCTGCACGCGACCGGCTACAAGAAGGCGCCGAACTTCGGCACCTACGACGTGCGCATGTACCAGGGCGCATATCTGGCCGGCGTCGCCGCGGGCTACGTGACGAAGAGCAACACGCTCGGCTTCGTCGCGTCGGTGCCGATTCCGGAAGTGGTGCGTAACATCAACGCGTTCACGCTGGGTGCGCGCTCGGTGAACCCGAAGGTGCATACGAAGGTGATCTGGATCAACAGCTGGTTCGATCCGGGCAAGGAAAAGCAGGCCGCCGAAACGCTGATCGGCCAGGGCGCCGACGTGCTGCTGCAAAACACCGATTCGAGCGCGACGCTCGCCACAGCTTCGGAGAAGCACGTGCACGCGTTCGGCTGGGATTCGGACATGAAGAAGTTCGGTCCTGATGCGCATCTCGGCTCGGTGGTCGCGCACTGGGGCGTGTACTACAGCGCGGTGATCCAGCAGGTGCTCGACGGCAAGTGGAAGAACGATCCGGTGTGGTGGGGCATTCCGCAGAAGGCCGTCAACCTCGAAAACCTGAACACGTCGGCGATTCCGGCCGATGGGCAGAAGCAGGTCGCCGCCAGGCGCGAAGAACTCGCGAGCGGCAAGCGCGACGTGTTCACTGGCCCGATCAAGGATCAGTCGGGCACGGTGAAGGTGCCGGAAGGCAAGACCCTGACCGATGCGGAATTGCAGCGCCTGAACTGGTACGTCGAGGGTGTCGACGGGGCGCTGCCGAAGTAA
- a CDS encoding dodecin, with amino-acid sequence MSEHVYKKIELTGSSKKSIDDAITTAIAKASETLRNLHWFEVTETRGQIENGKVAYWQVTLKVGLRIED; translated from the coding sequence ATGTCAGAACACGTTTACAAGAAGATCGAACTGACCGGTTCGTCGAAGAAATCGATCGACGACGCGATCACCACCGCGATTGCCAAAGCGTCGGAAACGCTGCGCAATCTGCACTGGTTCGAGGTCACGGAAACGCGCGGCCAGATCGAGAACGGCAAGGTCGCGTACTGGCAGGTCACGCTGAAGGTCGGCCTGCGCATCGAGGACTGA